One Megamonas hypermegale genomic window carries:
- a CDS encoding resolvase: protein MNDCFISIDPGREKTGIAVFSFNGEIYWHGIVSSEKLLDKINQLIDNFFIKLLVIGSGTSSKQKQRLLKENFPLLDFTVVDEYRTTDEARKLYFKDNPPRGWKRLLPLGMQTPPVPVDDYAAIAIGKKYLKLHNDI from the coding sequence ATGAATGATTGTTTTATATCTATTGACCCAGGCAGAGAAAAAACGGGAATAGCTGTATTTTCTTTTAATGGGGAAATATATTGGCATGGCATTGTAAGTTCAGAAAAATTGCTTGATAAAATCAATCAGTTGATAGACAATTTCTTTATAAAATTATTAGTAATAGGTAGTGGTACAAGTAGTAAACAGAAGCAAAGACTTTTAAAAGAAAATTTTCCGCTATTAGATTTTACAGTAGTTGATGAATATAGAACTACTGATGAAGCGCGAAAGCTTTATTTTAAAGATAATCCGCCACGTGGTTGGAAAAGACTTCTTCCATTAGGAATGCAAACTCCTCCAGTACCTGTAGATGATTATGCTGCTATTGCTATTGGAAAAAAATATTTAAAATTGCATAATGATATATAA
- a CDS encoding DUF3084 domain-containing protein yields the protein MLIVVLVLTGGVIAFIGDRLGSKVGKKKLSLFGMRPKHTSILVTIVTGILITTVTFGVLAIASENVRTALFGMEKLRKEMQATQEDLDEATVSLETMKQDLTFTKDEYDKSKKELEKSQSELEKAQSSAEELKRQQEQLQARNYQLLADNEQLIGNNSQLAQENSDLLADNDILTANNQSLKTDNASLEKLNSDLQEGIENIRERPIVYRVGELLASGIIKKTDSPGQIQHDLNQIVALANSKIVDRLGEEEAKNGVWIYPAEYEEAVKTLMHADRDMVVRLIVAANLVKGDAVLTDLELHPNRMVYQKDELVYQKVYDISVDGINTEYLIGDFLRNVNKTATSNGILPNPLTGAVGVISGNQIYSIDKALQNSSGNILVSAYAVQNTDILGPLRLNIVLHQDDDKNE from the coding sequence ATGCTGATTGTAGTATTAGTTTTGACCGGTGGCGTAATCGCCTTCATAGGTGACCGCCTAGGCAGTAAAGTAGGAAAGAAAAAACTGTCTTTATTCGGAATGCGACCAAAGCACACATCAATACTCGTTACAATTGTTACAGGGATTTTGATAACGACGGTAACTTTTGGTGTATTAGCTATAGCATCTGAAAATGTCAGAACAGCACTTTTCGGCATGGAAAAATTGCGTAAAGAAATGCAAGCAACGCAAGAAGATTTAGACGAAGCTACTGTTTCATTAGAAACGATGAAACAGGATTTAACTTTTACTAAAGATGAATATGATAAATCCAAGAAAGAATTGGAAAAATCACAGTCAGAATTAGAAAAAGCACAATCTTCAGCGGAAGAATTAAAACGACAACAAGAGCAATTGCAAGCACGAAATTATCAGTTATTAGCAGATAATGAACAGCTTATAGGAAATAATAGCCAATTGGCTCAAGAAAATAGTGATTTATTAGCAGATAATGATATTTTGACGGCAAATAATCAAAGTTTAAAAACAGATAATGCTAGCCTTGAAAAATTAAATAGTGATTTACAAGAGGGCATAGAAAATATACGTGAACGTCCAATTGTATATCGTGTTGGTGAGTTATTAGCCAGTGGTATTATCAAGAAGACAGATAGTCCAGGACAGATACAACACGATTTAAATCAGATAGTGGCACTAGCTAATAGTAAAATTGTTGACCGTTTAGGTGAAGAAGAAGCTAAAAATGGTGTTTGGATTTATCCAGCAGAATATGAAGAAGCCGTAAAAACTTTAATGCATGCGGATAGAGATATGGTTGTTCGCTTAATTGTTGCTGCCAATTTAGTAAAGGGAGATGCAGTGCTTACAGATTTAGAACTTCATCCTAATAGAATGGTATATCAAAAAGATGAATTGGTATATCAAAAGGTATATGATATTTCAGTTGATGGAATAAATACAGAATATCTAATAGGTGATTTTCTGCGTAATGTAAATAAAACTGCAACGAGCAATGGTATATTACCAAATCCACTTACAGGAGCAGTTGGTGTCATAAGTGGCAACCAAATTTATTCCATTGATAAAGCATTACAAAATTCAAGTGGTAATATACTTGTGAGTGCTTATGCTGTGCAAAATACGGATATATTAGGTCCATTGCGTTTAAATATAGTGTTGCATCAAGATGATGATAAGAATGAATGA
- a CDS encoding sugar ABC transporter substrate-binding protein: MQYIVADREHKVFGVTYMTMNNPFYKIINNEILKIVEEHNDVLITLDPALDIEKQNEQIYDLVEKRVDGIFVNPIDFQKISPALEYAKKKGIPVIIVDSQIQNKELVDCTIVSDNYNAGVQCATAMMNRLDKANIFLLKHTTAKSAEDRIKGFTDTIKGNDNYKIINESECEGQLEKAMPATQKMLEETPDVDVIMALNDPSALGAIAALESKQRYDVLVYGVDGTPDMKSLFKYNPMAAGTVAQSPISIGKIAGEKMYDIISGENVEKEVIVPVFFINKDNLNKYDEKSWQ; this comes from the coding sequence ATGCAATACATAGTAGCAGATAGAGAACATAAAGTTTTTGGTGTTACATATATGACGATGAATAATCCTTTTTATAAGATTATTAATAATGAGATATTAAAAATTGTAGAAGAACATAATGATGTGCTTATAACTTTAGACCCAGCCCTTGATATAGAAAAGCAAAATGAACAAATTTATGATTTAGTAGAAAAAAGAGTAGATGGAATTTTTGTCAATCCAATAGATTTTCAGAAAATCAGTCCTGCTTTAGAATATGCTAAAAAAAAGGGTATACCGGTCATTATTGTTGATTCACAAATTCAAAATAAAGAATTAGTAGATTGTACAATTGTTTCAGATAATTATAATGCAGGTGTACAATGTGCAACAGCTATGATGAATAGACTTGATAAGGCAAATATTTTTTTATTGAAGCATACAACGGCTAAATCAGCAGAAGACAGAATTAAAGGTTTTACTGATACAATAAAAGGTAATGATAATTATAAAATCATCAACGAAAGCGAATGTGAAGGGCAATTAGAAAAGGCAATGCCTGCTACACAGAAAATGTTAGAAGAAACACCAGATGTCGATGTTATCATGGCACTTAATGACCCAAGTGCCTTGGGGGCAATAGCAGCTTTAGAGTCTAAACAACGTTATGATGTTTTAGTCTATGGTGTAGATGGAACACCGGATATGAAATCATTATTTAAATACAATCCAATGGCAGCTGGAACGGTGGCACAGTCGCCTATATCCATAGGGAAAATAGCTGGAGAAAAAATGTATGATATTATATCTGGCGAAAATGTGGAAAAAGAAGTTATAGTACCAGTTTTTTTCATAAATAAGGATAATTTAAACAAATATGATGAAAAGAGTTGGCAATAA
- a CDS encoding sensor histidine kinase, with translation MKHTNLYYLSIIRNLMVLLNFINILFLATIILFTSKYIVENQLAREFLEKITYVPKSPQLVFWGSIILFAILIYLMYHRDKKIIEHKLVNNLYNFFEAIICFIIVYLLYMTYNGLVLLVFCDCIYNFKDDKYAKYMLISLIGMYLFTNWDVFTAFSPLMNFQQYVQFYDVNLKNLLFLSKSILEMFNILLFIIFMSVYAVGQIQENEFISKKLRMISLVNKKLQRYAVVTERIGENNERKRLAREIHDTVGHALAGVAAGIDACIVMIDSNPEATKSQLKVISKVVRQGMVDVRKSLNKLRPGALEKQGFKEAIEKMIDDFGSLSEVNIKLDYRLKDVDLENTTEDILFRIIQESMTNSVRHGGASQINISLYMEENNLCLYIKDNGIGCSEISYGFGLKQMKERVAIINGKVKFDGTNGFMVMVKIPIFK, from the coding sequence ATGAAACATACAAATTTATATTATCTGTCAATAATACGTAATTTGATGGTGTTATTGAATTTTATAAATATATTATTTTTAGCAACGATAATATTATTTACCAGTAAATACATTGTTGAAAATCAATTAGCAAGAGAATTTTTAGAAAAAATTACTTATGTGCCAAAGTCTCCTCAGTTGGTATTTTGGGGTTCAATAATTTTATTTGCAATATTGATTTACCTTATGTATCATCGTGATAAAAAAATTATTGAACATAAATTAGTCAATAATCTATATAATTTTTTTGAAGCTATTATTTGTTTTATCATAGTATATCTTTTGTATATGACGTATAATGGCTTAGTTTTATTGGTTTTTTGTGATTGTATTTATAATTTTAAAGATGATAAATATGCTAAATATATGTTGATATCATTGATTGGTATGTATTTGTTTACAAATTGGGATGTATTTACAGCTTTTTCACCATTGATGAATTTTCAGCAATACGTACAATTTTACGATGTAAATTTAAAAAATCTGTTATTTTTATCTAAAAGTATTTTAGAAATGTTTAATATATTGTTATTTATAATTTTTATGTCAGTATATGCAGTAGGTCAAATTCAAGAAAATGAATTTATTTCTAAAAAACTTAGAATGATTTCGCTTGTAAATAAAAAATTGCAAAGATATGCTGTAGTTACGGAAAGAATTGGCGAAAACAATGAAAGAAAAAGATTAGCAAGGGAAATTCATGATACAGTTGGTCATGCTTTAGCAGGTGTGGCAGCTGGTATTGATGCTTGTATTGTGATGATTGACAGTAATCCAGAAGCGACGAAAAGTCAGTTAAAAGTTATTTCTAAAGTAGTGCGTCAAGGTATGGTTGATGTACGAAAATCTTTAAATAAACTTAGACCAGGAGCTTTAGAAAAACAGGGCTTTAAAGAAGCCATAGAAAAGATGATAGATGATTTTGGCAGTTTAAGTGAGGTAAATATTAAATTAGATTACAGATTAAAAGATGTGGATTTGGAAAATACAACAGAAGATATTTTATTTAGGATTATTCAAGAAAGTATGACTAATTCAGTGCGTCATGGTGGTGCTAGCCAGATAAATATTTCGTTGTATATGGAAGAAAATAATCTTTGTTTGTACATAAAAGATAATGGTATCGGTTGTAGTGAAATATCGTATGGTTTTGGTTTAAAACAAATGAAAGAACGTGTTGCTATTATTAACGGAAAAGTTAAATTTGATGGAACGAATGGTTTTATGGTAATGGTGAAGATACCGATTTTTAAATAA